A region of the Desulfobacter postgatei 2ac9 genome:
GGGTCGAGGCATTGTCGAGGTAGGCGCAAATATATATGAACAAAATAACCGAATCCGCAATTGAAAAATTCACCATCGAACTGCTGGAGAAATCCGGGAACCACTATATTTACGGCCCAACCATTGCGCCTGACGGTGAAACCCCGGAGCGGGAATCCTTTGAAGATGTGCTGCTGATTGAGAGACTGCGCAAAGCGATTGGCAGAATCAATCCGACCGTGCCGCAGGACTGCCGGGAAGACGCCGTAAAACTGATTCAGCGACTCATTTCCCCGGAACTAATTGCGAACAATGAGGCCTTCAAACTGATGAGCGGCGAGGTACGGGTGGCGATATGAATGATCAGGAAAACCCCATCACCCTCTACCAAACCCCGGACGGCAAGATCAGCCTGGATGTGCGTCTGGAAACGGACACGGTCTGGCTGACCCAGGCTCAGATGGTCGAGCTTTTCGGCAGGGATCAATCCGTGGTTTCACGCCATATCCGAAACGCACTGAATGAAGGCGAGGTGAACGAAGAAAGCAATATGCAAAAATTGCATATTGCAAATTCCGACCGCCCTGTCGCCTTTTATGATCTTGACGTGATCATATCGGTGGGCTACCGGATCAAATCCCCGCAAGGTGTCAGGTTCAGGCGCTGGGCCACCCAGGTGCTGCGCCGGTATCTGCTCCAGGGCTATACCCTCAATGAAGCCCGATTCTCAGAAAACGCCGCCGAGCTGGAACAGGCCCTGGCACTGATCCGCAAGGCTGCCCGATCCACGGCCGTCACCGCCGCGTCGGGCAGCGGGCTGGTGGAGATCATCAGCCGCTACACCCAAACCTTTTTGTGGCTGCAACGATACGACGAAGGGCTTCTGACCGATCCGGAAGGCCAACCGGGCGGAACCCTGCCCACGGAGAAAGAGGCCAGGGACTCACTGACAGCGCTCAAGCAAACCCTCATCGGACGCGGGGAAGCCACCCATCTGTTCGCCCTGGACCGAGACAATGGATTAAAGGCGATTCTCGGCAATCTGGACCAAACCGTGTTCGGAGAACCCGCTTATCCCACCCTGGAAAGTAAGGCGGCCCATCTTCTTTATTTTATGGTCAAGGATCACCCGTTTGCCGACGGCAACAAACGGAGCGCCGCTCTTTTGTTCGTAGATTTCATGGCCCGGAACGGACGCCTGTTCAACCGCAAAGAAGAGCCCGTGATCAACGATTCCGGCCTTGTCGCCCTGACCCTGCTGGTGGCGGAGTCCGACCCCAAACAAAAGGAAACCATGATCCGGTTGATCATGAATATTCTCGCCCCTGAACACAAGGGCGGTCTATGAGCAAAATCACCTGTTTATTAACGGCCTGCCGCTGATGGTCATTGAACTGAAGAATCCGGTTGATGAAAACGCCACGGTCAAATCGGCCTTCAGGCAGCTTCAGACTTACAAACAGTCCATTGCCGGATTGTTTACCTTTAACGCATTCATGGTTGCTTCCGACGGTTTGGAAGCCAAAGCAGGTTCCATCTCCGCCGGATTCACCCGATTCATGGCCTGGAAAACTGCAGACGGCAAGGTGGAGGCCTCACCGCTGATCGGCCAGTTGGAAACGCTGATCAAGGGAATGCTGGAGATGAAAACCCTGCTGGACCTGATCCGCCATTTCATCGTGTTTGAGAAATCGAAAAAGGAAGACAGGGACACGGGGATCATCACCATTCAAACGATAAAAAAACTCGCCGCCTATCACCAGTATTATGCCGTTAACCGGGCAGTGGAATCCACGCTGCGGGCATCCGGTTTCGGGGCAAATCCTAAAGACGTATCAGAGGTGTTTGAGGTAAGGGAATCCCCGGAAAGTTATGGCCTTCCCGGAGTGGGCGCTCAGCCGGTGGGGGACAGGAAAGGCGGGGTGGTGTGGCACACCCAGGGAAGCGGCAAGTCCTTGTCCATGGTTTTTTATACCGGCAAGATCGTTCTGGCCATGGATAATCCGACGGTGGTGGTCATTACCGACCGCAACGATCTGGATGACCAGCTTTTTGAGACCTTTGCCGCCTCAAAACAACTGCTGCGCCAGGAGCCGGTCCAGGCGGAAGAGAGAGGCCACTTAAAGGATCTCCTCAAGGTCTCGTCAGGCGGTGTGGTCTTTACCACCATTCAAAAGTTTCAACCCCAAGCGGGCAATGTATATGAAACCTTGTCGGAACGGGAAAACATCATCGTCATTGCCGATGAGGCCCACCGGACCCAGTACGGCTTCAAGGCCAAGCTCATTGATGACAAGGATGAAAACGGCCAAGTGGTCGGCAAAAGAATAGTCTACGGCTTTGCCAAGTATCTGCGGGACGCATTGCCTAAAGCCACCTATCTTGGATTTACCGGCACACCCATTGAGAGTACCGACGTCAACACCCCGGCGGTGTTCGGCAATTACGTCGATGTGTACGATATTGCCCAGGCAGTGGAAGATGGGGCAACGGTCAGAATCTTCTATGAA
Encoded here:
- a CDS encoding type I restriction endonuclease, which gives rise to MNKITESAIEKFTIELLEKSGNHYIYGPTIAPDGETPERESFEDVLLIERLRKAIGRINPTVPQDCREDAVKLIQRLISPELIANNEAFKLMSGEVRVAI
- the rhuM gene encoding virulence protein RhuM/Fic/DOC family protein, coding for MNDQENPITLYQTPDGKISLDVRLETDTVWLTQAQMVELFGRDQSVVSRHIRNALNEGEVNEESNMQKLHIANSDRPVAFYDLDVIISVGYRIKSPQGVRFRRWATQVLRRYLLQGYTLNEARFSENAAELEQALALIRKAARSTAVTAASGSGLVEIISRYTQTFLWLQRYDEGLLTDPEGQPGGTLPTEKEARDSLTALKQTLIGRGEATHLFALDRDNGLKAILGNLDQTVFGEPAYPTLESKAAHLLYFMVKDHPFADGNKRSAALLFVDFMARNGRLFNRKEEPVINDSGLVALTLLVAESDPKQKETMIRLIMNILAPEHKGGL
- a CDS encoding type I restriction endonuclease subunit R, with the translated sequence MNGLPLMVIELKNPVDENATVKSAFRQLQTYKQSIAGLFTFNAFMVASDGLEAKAGSISAGFTRFMAWKTADGKVEASPLIGQLETLIKGMLEMKTLLDLIRHFIVFEKSKKEDRDTGIITIQTIKKLAAYHQYYAVNRAVESTLRASGFGANPKDVSEVFEVRESPESYGLPGVGAQPVGDRKGGVVWHTQGSGKSLSMVFYTGKIVLAMDNPTVVVITDRNDLDDQLFETFAASKQLLRQEPVQAEERGHLKDLLKVSSGGVVFTTIQKFQPQAGNVYETLSERENIIVIADEAHRTQYGFKAKLIDDKDENGQVVGKRIVYGFAKYLRDALPKATYLGFTGTPIESTDVNTPAVFGNYVDVYDIAQAVEDGATVRIFYESRLAKIILSEEGKKLVAELDEELNQEDLTETQKAKAKWTQLEALVGSDNRVKQVARDIVDHFETRQEVFPEGKAMVVAMSRRIAADLYKEIIKIRPGWHSGDLKQGKIKVVMTSASSDGPEIAKHHTTKDQRRVLADRMKDPEDGLRLVIVRDMWLTGFDVPSMHTLYIDKPMKGHNLMQAIARVNRVYKDKPGGLVVDYLGITSCSAPVLRFGL